The Horticoccus luteus DNA window GCAGATCAACGCCAACGTCGCCGAGGCTGACATCGGCAGCGTGGCCGACGGGCAGGACTCCACGTTCACCGTCGATGCCTATCCGGGGCGCCAGTTTCACGGCCGCGTTTCGCAGATTCGCAACGCGCCGATCACCGAGCAAAACGTCGTCACCTACATCACGCTCATCGACGTCAGTAATGCCGATCTGAAACTCAAGCCCGGCATGACCGCCAACGTTTCCATCATCATCGCCAGCCGGCCCGATGCGCTGCGCCTCCCCAACGCGGCCCTGCGCGTCCGGATTCCCGACGACATGCTCGCGCCTGCACCCGCACCCGAGCCAGGCACGGCGCCCGCGCCCAAACCTCTCACCGACGACGAGCGCAAAGCGCAAATGGCGCAATTGATGCGCGATGCGGGCTTCACGCCCGGCAGCGGCCCGCCCTCCACCGAAGTGCGCGAGAAAATGCGCCAGCTCGCCAAAGAACGCGGGATCGACCTCAGCGCGCTCCGCGGCCATCGCGGCGGCCACGACGCCACTCCCACCGGCCCCGTCACGCGCACGGTTTACCGCTTGGTGCGCCGCGGTAACGAGCCGCCGCAACCGCAGGCGCTCACCGTCAAACTCGGCATCAACGACGGCTCCTACACCGAAATCATCGACGGGCTGAAGGAAGGCGACGAGATCCTCACCAGCGCTTTCTTTCCCGAGGCGCAAGCCAGCGCACCTTCGTCGAGTCCCTTCGGCGGCGGTCGTCGCCGGTTTTAAATCTCCCGCCATGCCCGCGGTCGTTCAACTCGAAGAGATTCACAAGACCTACGACTCCGGCGAGGTGCAGGTCCGCGCCGTGCAAGGCGTCTCGCTGGCGATCGCCGCCGGCGAGTTCGTCGCCATGATGGGCGCCAGCGGTTCGGGCAAGTCCACGCTCATGAACTTGCTCGGCTGCCTCGATCGGCCCACCAGTGGCCGCTACCTGCTCGACGGCGTCGATGTATCCGACCTCGGCCGCAACGAACGCGCCGATATCCGCAACCAGAAACTGGGCTTCGTCTTCCAAGGGTTCAACCTCCTCAGTCGCACGACCGCGCTCGAAAACGTCGAACTGCCGCTTCTCTACGGGCCGCGCCGCGTCACCGGCCGCGCCCTGCGCGATCGCGCCCTGAAATGCCTCGACATCGTCGGCCTCGCCAATCGCGCCGGTCATTTTCCCAATCAACTCTCCGGCGGACAACAACAGCGCGTGGCGATCGCGCGCGCCCTCGTCAACCAGCCGCAGATCCTCCTCGCCGATGAACCGACCGGCAATCTCGACAGCAAAACCTCCGTCGAGGTCATGGGCGTTTTCCAAAAGCTCAACGACGAGGGCATCACGATCGTGATGGTCACGCACGAACTCGACATCGCCCAATATTGCCGTCGCAACCTCGTGATGCGCGACGGCCGGATTGTCAGCGATGCGCCCGTCGCCGCCCGGCTTCTGGCCGAAGATGAGATGCGCAAACTCCGCGAGGCCGAAACCGCCGCGAAACTCACCAGCCACGACTGACCGCCATGCGCATCGGCTCCACGTTCACCGTCTCGTTTCGCGCTCTGCGGCGCAACATCCTGCGCTCCTGCCTCACGGCCCTCGGCATCATCATCGGCGTGGGCGCCTTTATCGCCACGGTCAGCATCGGCACCGGCGCCAAGGCCCAAATCGAAGCGCAGGTGGCCAGCCTCGGCCAGAATATCATTTCCGTTTTTCCCGGCAGCATGACCTCCGGCGGCATGCGCGGCGGCTGGGGCTCCGCGAGCACGCTGACGCCCGAAGATGCCCAGGCGATCGCCCGCGAAATCAACGGCGTCGTCGCGGTCAGTCCCGAGATGCGCGACCGCTCCCAAGTCCTCGCCAACGGCCTCAACTGGAACACACAGATCATGGGCGAGGGCCCCGACTACACGTCAATCCGCTCGTGGCCCGTCGTCGATGGCGCCATGTTTTCGGAGCAGGATGTTCGCAGTTTCGCCAAAGTTGCCGTCATCGGCAAAACCGTCGCGGACCAACTTTTCCCGGGCACCAGCCCGGTCGGCCAGACCATTCGCATCCGCAATATTCCCTTCAAGATCGTCGGTCTTCTCGCGTCCAAGGGCTTCAACTTCTTCGGGCAGGATCAAGACGACATCGTGATCATTCCCTACTCGAGCCACATGCGCCGCGTCTCCCGCCGCACCAATATCAACTCGATCCTGATTCAGGCGGTCAGCACGCAACAAATGCCGCGCATCCAGCAGGAAATCACCGATCTCCTCCAGCAACGCCGCGACGGGCGCGAACCCGATTTCACCGTGCGCAACCAGGTCGAACTCGCCCAAATGGCCACCGCGACGTCGAACACCATGACCGCGCTGCTCGCCATCGTCACTGGCATTTCCCTGCTCGTCGGTGGCATCGGCATCATGAACATCATGCTCGTCAGCGTCACCGAGCGCACACGCGAGATCGGCATCCGCCTCGCCGTCGGCGCGCACGGCCGCGAGATTATGCTGCAGTTTCTCACCGAGGCCATCGTGCTCAGCGGTTTGGGTGGTGCCATCGGCGTGGTCCTCGGCATTGGCGCCTCGAAAATGCTGCCTCACTTCACCAACTGGGCCGTCCTCGTGTCGCCGCTTTCCATCGTGATCGCGCTCGGCGTGAGCGGCACGATCGGCGTGTTTTTCGGGTTTTACCCCGCCCGCAAGGCGGCTCAACTCGATCCGATCGATGCGCTCCGCTACGAGTAAAGCACGCTTCCCCATTCTGCTCCTCACCCTGCTGGTGAGTATTTCCGCCGCCGCGGGCGAAAAACTCACCGCCCTTCAGCTCTTCCAAGCCAAGCGCTACGCCGAGGCGCAAATCGCCTACGAGCAACTCGCCGCCGCCGACCCCGGCAACGCCGAGACGCACTTTCATCTCGGCCTGCTCGCCCTGCGCCGCAACGCCACCGATACCGCCATCGCCGAGCTCGAACGCGCCGTCGCGTTGGACGGAAAAAACTCCGACTACTTTGCTCAACTCGGCAGCGCTTACGGCGCCGCCGCGCAAGCCGCGGGTCTTTTTAGCAAGGCCGGCCTCGCCCGGAAATGCCGCGTCGCACTCGAGAAAGCCGTCGAGCTTGACCCCGACAACCTCGACGCCCGCGAAGGCCTCGTCGCGTTTTATCGGCAAGCCCCGGCCTTCGTCGGAGGCGGGATCGAAAAGGCCTACGCCGAGGCCGAAGAAATCAAAAACCGCGATGTCCTCGCGGGCTCCCTGCTCCTCGCGCAACTCGCCACCGGCGAGAAAAAATACGACGCGGCCTTCGCCACGCTGGATCGCGTGCTCGCCGACCACCCCGATGCCTACCTCGCGCTCTACGCTTACGGGCGCATCGCCGCCGAAAGCGGATTGCGCCTCGATGTCGGCGAACGCCACCTGCGCCGCTGCCTCGAACTTCCTCCACCCGCCCGCGCGCCGGCCCACGCCGCCGTCCAATGGCGCCTCGGTCTCATCGCCGAGAAACGCCCCGACCTCCCCGCCGCCCGCGCCGCTTACGCCGCCGCTCTGGAACTCGATCCGGCGTTTTCGCCCGCCCGCGACGCGCTCGCGCGTTTGCCGAAACCCTGACGCGCCACCCGCCGGCCTGCCCGCCGCCGCGACCTACGTTCCCGGATGCGGCTTGCTTCACCGGCGGCTGTCACTCTGTTTTCCCGGCGCATGGTCCCCTCGCCGCCCATCGTCGAATGTCGCGACGTCGAAAAACGTTTCGGCTCCGGTCCGCTCGTGCTCGACCGCGTCACGTTCACCGCGCAAAGCGGCGACTTCATCGGACTCATCGGCCCCAGCGGTTGCGGCAAGTCCACGCTCCTGCGCCTGCTCGCCGGGCTCAGCCCCGTTTCCGCCGGCCACCTCCGGATCGGCGCGCGTCCACCCACCGAGGCGAGCGCCGAACTGGCGTTCGTCTTTCAGGAGCCGACTCTTCTCCCGTGGCGCACGGCGGCGCAAAACGTCGAGCTCCCGCAGCAATTGCGCGGCGTCGCGCCATCGGCGCGGGCCGCCGCGCGCCAGCACGCCCTCGCTCTCGTCAACCTCGGCGACCGCGGCGCCGCGTATCCCCGCCAGCTTTCCGGCGGTCAGAAAATGCGTGTTTCCCTTGCCCGCGCGTTCACGTTGTCGCCCCAAATCCTCCTGCTCGACGAGCCGTTCGGCGCGCTCGACGAAATGACCCGCGAGCACCTCAACGAGGAGTTGCTCACCATCCGCGAATCGCAGGCTTGGACCGCATTCTTCGTGACCCACTCGGTGGCCGAAGCGGTTTTTCTCTCGAACCGCATTTTCGTCTTCGCGGCGAATCCCGGCCGATTGCACCGCGAAATCCGCATCGACCTGCCCTATCCGCGCACCGCCGCGACCCGCCGTTCCCGCGCCTATCAGGATCTCGTCGCCGAAATTTCCCATCTGTTGCGCAACGTCGAAACCGGCGCGCCTGCCTGACATGAAATTTTCGCTTCAACGCATTCTGCTGCCCGCGCTGACCGGCGTGCTCATGATCCTCGTGTGGTATGCGATCCGCCTCGGACTCGCCGACGATCTGCGTTTCCTCCTGCCGTCGCCCGGTCAGGTCTTGATGGCGCTCCGCGAAAACGCCGCCCCGCTCGCCCGCGCCACCCTCAACACCGGCGAGGGCGCGCTCCTTGGTTTTCTGGCCTCGATCGTGATCGGCGCCGTCCTCGCCCTGCTCCTCGCGTGGTCGCCGCTCGTGCGCGTCAGCCTTTATCCGTATTTGATGATGCTGCAGATGATGCCGGTCATCGTCGTCGCGCCGATTCTCGTGCTCTGGGTGGGGCCCGGCTTGAAGAGCGTCGTCATTGTCACGTTCCTCATCTGCTTTTTTCCGATCGTGGTCAACGCCACCCAGGGGCTCGTCTCCGCCGATCGCACTCTCGCCGAACTCTTCCGCATGTATGGCGCCACGCGTCTGCAGGAGACGCGGCTCCTGCGCATTCCCGCGGCGCTGCCGTATTTTTTCACCGGCCTGCGCATCGCCGCGGTGCTCGCCCCCATCGGCGCGCTCGTCGGCGATTACACCGCCGGCTCTTCCGCGGGCGACGGTGGCGGACTGGGCTTTCAAGCCATCATCTACAGCAGCCAAGCCCGCTACCCCGCGCTCTTCGCCACGGCTGCGATCACGTGCGTGCTTGGCTTTGTGTTTGTCGCGGTCGTGCTCATTCTGAGCTGGCTCGCCCTTCACCGCTGGCACGATTCCTATCAACGTCGCGATCTCTGATCCTCCCATGAAACGTCTTGCCCTCATCGCCTTGTTCCTCGCCGCCGCGGCTGTCCTCGCCGCCGCGGATTCGCCGCTCTTCAAGCTCACCGTGCAACTCGATTGGGTCGCGGAGCCCGAGCATGGCGGCTTTTACCAGGCGCAGGCGCGCGGCTTTTTTCGCGACGAAGGACTCGACGTCACGATCATCCCTGGCGGCCCCAATGCGTTTGTCATGCCCAAGATCGCCACCGGGCAGGCCGACATCGGCCAGGCCGACAGCACCAACACCCTCCTGCAAGTCGCCGAAGGCCTGCCCATCCTCCAAATTGGTGCGGTGTTTCAGGACGATCCTTCCGGCCTGCTCGTCAACGCCGACAGCAGCGTCCACCGCTTCGAAGATCTCGACGGCAAGACGATCATCGCGCGTCCCGAGTGGGCGTTTCTCAAATTCCTTCGGCAGAAATATCATGTCTCCTTCAACATCGTGCCGCAGAATTTTTCCGTCGCCGCCTTTCTCGGCGACAAGGAGGCGATTCAACAAGGCTACTTCATCGCCGAGCCCTACCACATTGTGAAAGCCGGCGGCAAAATGCCGCGCTTTCTCTCGACGTGGGACGCCGGATTCCGCTCCTACGCCGTCCTCGTCACCAACCGTCGGTTCGCACGCGAGCACCCGCAGGAATTACGCGCGTTCCTCCGCGCCTACATCCACGGCTGGAGCGATTACCTCACCGGCGACCCCACGCCCGCCAACAACGCCATGAAAGCCGCGAATCCCAACAACACCGACGACTTCCTCGCGTTCTCCCGCCAAAAGATCATCGACGAAAAACTGGTCACCGGCCGCGATGCCGACGGCGGCCCGCAACGCATCGGCCGCCTCGATCCCGCGCGCTATGAAACGCAGATCAAGCAGCTCGAGGCTCTGGATATTTTGAAGCCCGGCAAAGTCACCGCCGCGCAAGCGATGACGACCAAGTTTCTTCCCTGACCGCATGTCGCTTCCCGCTACGGCGTCCGCCCGCGATCGCTTCCTCGCCGCCCTGCGCGCCGCCGTGGCCGACGGCACGCTCACGAAGCTCACCCTCGGCAAACACCGCGGCGCGGACGCCACGCTCAAAAACATTTTCGTGCGTCCCGTCGCGCTCAAGGCTGGTCCGAATCTCGCGTTCGTTTACCGCCACGCCACGCGCGACATCACCAAAAATCTCCCGCCCTCCGCCGCGCTCGCCACGCTCGAACGGCTCATCGGCGGCGATTTTCTCGACGCGCATCTCTTCACCACCGCGCAAACCGCCCAACTGGAAACGCAACCCGACGGCTCATCGCGTCTGCATCTCAAACTCGCGGCCGGCCCAGCGGCGCCGCTCGTCGCTGCGCACGATCGCGCCAAAACGCGCCTGATTTCCCCCGACGCGCCCTGGCTCCGCGCCCTCGGTGTGACCAACGACCGCGGCCAGCCCCGCGAAGGCATGGCGGCCAAATTTCGCCAGATCGAAAAATTCGCCGAATTGCTCTCGCACCTTCTCGCGGAGGCGCCGTTGCCCACCGACCGCGCCCTCAACATTTGCGACATGGGTTCCGGCAAAGGCTATCTCACGTTCGCGATCAGCGCCCTCCTCGGCCCGCGAGCGCATGTCACCGGCATCGAATCCCGCCCGGAATTGGCGGCGTTTTGCAACGACGTCGCGCGACAGCACGGCTTCGACCGTCAACTCGCGTTCCACGCCGGCACCATCGCCGACGCGACGCCCGCTTCCGTTGATGTGCTGATTGCCCTGCACGCCTGCGATACCGCCACCGACGACGCCCTCGCCCGCGGCCTCGCCGCCGGCGCCACGCTGCTCGTCGTCGCTCCGTGCTGTCAGAAGGAACTCCGCCCGCAACTCACCCCGCCGCCGATCCTCGCCGACGCGTTGCGCCACGGCATCTTTCAGGAACGCCAGGCGGAATTCGCCACCGATGCATTGCGCGCGCTCCTGCTTGAGTGGGCCGGTTACCGCACGAAGGTCTTCGAGTTCATCTCGACCGAGCACACCGCGAAAAATCTAATGATCGCCGCGATCAAGTCGTCCGCCCCCGCGCCGAATCCCGCCCTCGCCGACCGCGTGCGCGCCTTCGCGGCCTTCTACGGAATCAAACACCAACACCTCGCCGCCGCGCTCGGTTTCCCCCTCCAGCCCAACGCGTCATGAGCGTCCGGCTGGCGATAGCGACGGCAAGTCTGCTGCCTGACCACTCTTTGCGTAGCATTAGATCTTTTTAAGCGCTTTCTGCCCACCTGGGCTCACCGAACGCGCATGCGGCCATGGTGCGAAACTCATGACGCGCCGCCAACGCCGCCCCACGTTCGGCATACGTTCGCACCTCTCCCGTGCCGGCGTTTTTGCTCAAGCGTTTCCGTCTTCCCCTCCTTCGCTGTCGCGAAGCATTTGCATCGACGAGCCCCGCCCCGTGCTCGCGCTACCGGGCCGCGCTCGGCGCTCAACCCGATCGATCCCACGCGGCGCGTTCCACTTCCTCCGCTGGCAGGTTTAAAGTGCATTCGCGCCCTCAACCTCGACCCCGACTTGCCCCCCGAGCTGACCTTCCCATCCACACAAGCGCAACCGGTTGGACGTAAGCAGTGAAATCGAAGAAACTTATAACCCCCGCCGCCAATTCTTCGGGCTCGCATCGGCAAGGGTCCCTCGGGCTTCATCAACGGCGCTACTTTGGTTCATGGGCGCGACCGTGGGCTTCCCAGCCTCCGGACCACGGTTTTATGAACCCGGTAGACGTCAGCCTCGTCCGTCCACTTCAATACTCCGGTCCATGGTCCGTCGTGCTCGCGCGCGCCTCGCTCTCTTGGTTTTGGCCATCACTATGTCGGTGGCCATCGCTCGCGCCGCGCAGACACTCTACGTGCGCGCCGACGCCACCGCCGGGGGCAACGGAGCCTCTTGGGCGACGGCTTACAACGATCTTCAGACTGCCATCGCCGCCGCCTCGCCTTCGAACAGCAACCCCGTCGAAATTTGGATCAAGACAGGCGTCTATAAGCCCACCACCGGCACTAACCGCGCCACCCGGTTTGAACTGAAGAGCTACCTCACGCTGCGCGGCGGTTTTGCCGGCACCGAATCTGCAGCGAGTCAGCGCACGGCTTCGGCGAGCGCCACGACCTTCACAGTCCTAAGCGGCGACATCGGCACCCCCCAGCCCGACGCCATCACCGCCACGACGAACGTGAACGACCTCGCGGGGCGAACGTTCGATTTCTCCACCGCCGGCCTAAAGGACAACTGCTACAACGTCGTGCACGCTTACGGCGTGTCCTACGCTTTCCTCGACCGCGTCGTCATCGCCGGCGGCTGCGCGGACTCGACCGCCGTTTCGCAGTCCCAGATCGAAACCATGCTCCAGCCGACGACGGCCGACGGCAGCGGTTTCCGCCAAGGGATTGATGACCGTGTCACCGGCGGCGGCCTGTTCATGGGCAATGCCGATGTCGTGCTCACCGATTGCTGGGTCATCGGCAACTACGCGAAGGGCATCGGCGGCGGCATCGTGGTGCGCGGTGGTTCGCTCAACCTCCAAAACAACCGCATCGCCCGCAACGTCAGCGGCTATGCCGGCGGCGGCGTCAGCGCCCAGCAGACCACCATCGCCGCCCTCAACGGTAATTATTTCTACGGCAACTCCACTCCCTTCCTCGGCGGCGGACTCTTTCTGCAGGCGGATACCGGCAACAAATACGTCAAAGCCTACGAAGCCACCCTCCTCGCCACCCTCGCCGGCGTCACCGTCGACGATTCCATCACGCTGCCCGCGCTCGTCTCCCAGCCTCTGCACTTCGATCCGAGCATCCTCTACGACAAGCTCTCGGAACAGAAAACGCAGTTCAAGATCGCGAAGACCATTGCCAAAAAAGCGGCGGAGAAAGCCGGCCTGATTGCCCCGCAGAAACTGCTGACCAACCCGCTCACGGCCTATGCCACCAAGGGTTTTGGCGCCGCCCTCGGCTCCTCGTATAATTGGGTCAGCACCGCCGTCACCGCCGTGGATATCGGCGTGCAACTCGCGGTCCTGCTCGGCGCCGATCCGAATGATCCCTTCATCCGCGGCTGGTCGACCTTCAGCGCCGGCTTCGCGGCCTACGCCACGCCCTCCGGGCTCGCGTTTACAATCCGGGATTTCTTCGTCGATCTCTTCGCCTACCACCCGAGCTTCGAAGAACGCGCCACCAAGCTCCGCAACCAGGATTACACCGACCACCAAAACACCGCGACCCGCACCGAGATGCTCGACAACCACTTCGAGCATAATTTCTCCGGCGGCTACGGTGGCGGCGCAGTCTTCCTGCGCGCCAATGTCCTCTTGCACCGCTGCTGGTTCGTCGAAAACGAGGCCACCTACGGGGGCGGCGGCGCCGCGGCGTTCGCCTACAATAACGTCGATTTTGAAAACAGCGCCGTGCTGCGCAACCGCTCCGCGTTCGGTCATCCCGGTTTCACCTTCGCGTTCCGTTCCGTCGCCCGCCTCGTCAATCTCACCATCACCGGCAACTACGGCGCCACCGCCAGCGGGTTCGCCGTCGGCGTCGATGCCGGCGCCGACGCCAGCCTGATCAATTGCGTGTTGTGGGACAACACCAACGCCCAGCTCACCAAGGGCGGCGCCGACCTTTTCGCGACCCGCCTGGCCGATCTGGATGACGCCGGCGTGAAAGCCTACAACGACGCCGGCGATTCTCACGGCCTCTTCACCGGCACGCTCGATTTCCAATACTGTGATGTGCAGGGCCTCAGCACGCTCACGTATGGCACCGCGCTTTTCTGGCCCACGGTCGCTTACTGGGAGACCAACGTCGACCCCTACGGCATGAACGTCGCGTCCGCCTGCCCCGACGTGGGCGAAGGCATTCGCCCCGGAGCCGTGGTTTTGTTCGGTGCCGGCGTCGGCACCCGCGGGAACTTCTCCCGCGCCCCCTACCTTTTGCAGGACGTTTATCCCCATCCCTCCTCGCCGCTCATTAACGCCGGCAGCCCCGGCACGTATTTTCACAACGGCACCGAGGACGACCTCGTGCGCCACTATCGAGGCACGCAGAACGGTCGGATCGACGTCGGCGCGGTCGAAGGCAACGGCCTGCTCCCCCCCGGCACCATCGTTTACGTCAACTCCGCCGCCTCAACGTCCGGCGATGGATTGTCCTGGGCCGGAGCGAAGAAGACCCTCGCTGAAGCGCTCGCCCTCCCGCTCGCCACGGGCAACCAGGTCTGGGTCACGGCCGGCACCTACTACGCCACCCCCGGCGTCGACCGCAGTGTCTCCATGCATCTCCCGCCCGGCTGCATTCTCGTCGGCGGCATGCCGTTCGGCGCAGCGTCGATCGACGCCAGTGATCCGGTCGCCAATCCGACGATCGTCAGCGGCAATATCGGCAATCCCGCCTCCGCCGCCGACAACACCTCCTGCCTCCTTTCCGCCCACGACCTCGCCGACGGCCAGGAAACCCTCCCTCGCATCATCCGCGGCATCCGTTTCACCGCCGCCAATTCCACCTCCGCCGCCGTCTGGGTTTGCACCCCCGTCGTCATCCAGTCGTGCCGCTTCGATAACAACGCCGGCGGCCGCGCCCTGCAGATCTCCGGCACCAGCGTCAACAACGTCGCGGCCGTCGGTCAGGTCTTCGACTGCGTTTTCGAGAGCAACGCCGCCGGCGGCCTCGCCTGCTCCGCGCCCCGCCTGGACGTGATTCGCACGAATTTCTTCGATAACACCGCCCCCGCCAGCGCCGGCCTCCTCCACACCTCCAGCTACTACGAATCGGAGCTCAAACTGGAACGCTGCCTCTTCTACCACAACACCGCCACCGCCGGTCGCGGCGGCGGCGCCGGCTTCAACGGCCGCTCACTGATCATCGCCCACACCGTCTTCGCCGACAACACCGCCACGCCGGCCACCGACGACAATTCCGTCCGCGGCGGCGCGGGCTTCTATTGGACTTTCATCGATTCCAACGCCGCCTACTCCGCGCCGTGGATCACCGTTAACTCGATCTTTTACGGCAATCGGCTCACCGGCACCTTCGCCCCCACCACGCTCGAAAACCAGCAGTTCGGCCTCTCCCTTGATCTGCCGGCTTATTACCCGATCTGGAGCCTGCGCAAATTCGCCGGCAACGACATTGAAGGCCTCACTCGCCTCGCCACCCGCAACGGTGCCGAGGGCAACGTCGACTACGATCCATTCTTCGTTTCGCCGACGTCCCATAATTTCTCGCTCAGCGTTGACTCCCTGCTCCTGAACGCCGGCTCCGCCTACAGCTCCGGCACCGACACGACCACGATCGTCGGCGGCTTCGCCGACATCGGTGCCATCGAAAGCACGGCCACTTCCTCCTTCGTCCCGTTTGCCCTCACGTTCACCGCCCTGCCCGCCACCGCCAACGGTCGAAACTACACCCTCACCACGTCGGCCAATCCCACCGCCACGTCCTTCATTTGGGAGGTTCGCCGCCCCGGCGCCACCGAATGGACCACCGTCACCAACGACGCCTACACCACCGGCGCCGGCACTCGCACGCTCACCCTCACGACGCCGCCGCACACGTGGAACGGCAGCATCTACCGGCTCCGCCTCGTCGCTTACGGCCTGCGTTATTACAGCCTCGAGCAGACGGTCGCCATTCTCCCGTCGTTCCTCTTCGTCAAGCCCACCGCCACCGGCACGGGCGACGGCACCTCGTGGACCAACGCCTGCACCCTGCCCACCGCCCTCGGGCTGGCGGTCAACTTCACCCAAAT harbors:
- a CDS encoding efflux RND transporter periplasmic adaptor subunit, which gives rise to MAKSHSSGGIVLAVVIVALLAAGGWYWFSHRDSAPPEYATAKIGRGTVTQTITATGGLQPVTSVDVSSQISGLINSVQVDFNSPVKQGQVLATIDPATYQSRLRQAEADLANTTANRTLVRLNTERTRELRTKNLVTQQDLDQAEALLAQADAQAQIKQALVDSARVDLDRCTIKSPIDGIVIDRLAEVGKTVAASLNAPTLFTIANDLSKMQINANVAEADIGSVADGQDSTFTVDAYPGRQFHGRVSQIRNAPITEQNVVTYITLIDVSNADLKLKPGMTANVSIIIASRPDALRLPNAALRVRIPDDMLAPAPAPEPGTAPAPKPLTDDERKAQMAQLMRDAGFTPGSGPPSTEVREKMRQLAKERGIDLSALRGHRGGHDATPTGPVTRTVYRLVRRGNEPPQPQALTVKLGINDGSYTEIIDGLKEGDEILTSAFFPEAQASAPSSSPFGGGRRRF
- a CDS encoding ABC transporter ATP-binding protein, translating into MPAVVQLEEIHKTYDSGEVQVRAVQGVSLAIAAGEFVAMMGASGSGKSTLMNLLGCLDRPTSGRYLLDGVDVSDLGRNERADIRNQKLGFVFQGFNLLSRTTALENVELPLLYGPRRVTGRALRDRALKCLDIVGLANRAGHFPNQLSGGQQQRVAIARALVNQPQILLADEPTGNLDSKTSVEVMGVFQKLNDEGITIVMVTHELDIAQYCRRNLVMRDGRIVSDAPVAARLLAEDEMRKLREAETAAKLTSHD
- a CDS encoding ABC transporter permease yields the protein MRIGSTFTVSFRALRRNILRSCLTALGIIIGVGAFIATVSIGTGAKAQIEAQVASLGQNIISVFPGSMTSGGMRGGWGSASTLTPEDAQAIAREINGVVAVSPEMRDRSQVLANGLNWNTQIMGEGPDYTSIRSWPVVDGAMFSEQDVRSFAKVAVIGKTVADQLFPGTSPVGQTIRIRNIPFKIVGLLASKGFNFFGQDQDDIVIIPYSSHMRRVSRRTNINSILIQAVSTQQMPRIQQEITDLLQQRRDGREPDFTVRNQVELAQMATATSNTMTALLAIVTGISLLVGGIGIMNIMLVSVTERTREIGIRLAVGAHGREIMLQFLTEAIVLSGLGGAIGVVLGIGASKMLPHFTNWAVLVSPLSIVIALGVSGTIGVFFGFYPARKAAQLDPIDALRYE
- a CDS encoding tetratricopeptide repeat protein, translated to MRSATSKARFPILLLTLLVSISAAAGEKLTALQLFQAKRYAEAQIAYEQLAAADPGNAETHFHLGLLALRRNATDTAIAELERAVALDGKNSDYFAQLGSAYGAAAQAAGLFSKAGLARKCRVALEKAVELDPDNLDAREGLVAFYRQAPAFVGGGIEKAYAEAEEIKNRDVLAGSLLLAQLATGEKKYDAAFATLDRVLADHPDAYLALYAYGRIAAESGLRLDVGERHLRRCLELPPPARAPAHAAVQWRLGLIAEKRPDLPAARAAYAAALELDPAFSPARDALARLPKP
- a CDS encoding ABC transporter ATP-binding protein, which gives rise to MVPSPPIVECRDVEKRFGSGPLVLDRVTFTAQSGDFIGLIGPSGCGKSTLLRLLAGLSPVSAGHLRIGARPPTEASAELAFVFQEPTLLPWRTAAQNVELPQQLRGVAPSARAAARQHALALVNLGDRGAAYPRQLSGGQKMRVSLARAFTLSPQILLLDEPFGALDEMTREHLNEELLTIRESQAWTAFFVTHSVAEAVFLSNRIFVFAANPGRLHREIRIDLPYPRTAATRRSRAYQDLVAEISHLLRNVETGAPA
- a CDS encoding ABC transporter permease, whose translation is MKFSLQRILLPALTGVLMILVWYAIRLGLADDLRFLLPSPGQVLMALRENAAPLARATLNTGEGALLGFLASIVIGAVLALLLAWSPLVRVSLYPYLMMLQMMPVIVVAPILVLWVGPGLKSVVIVTFLICFFPIVVNATQGLVSADRTLAELFRMYGATRLQETRLLRIPAALPYFFTGLRIAAVLAPIGALVGDYTAGSSAGDGGGLGFQAIIYSSQARYPALFATAAITCVLGFVFVAVVLILSWLALHRWHDSYQRRDL
- a CDS encoding ABC transporter substrate-binding protein; amino-acid sequence: MKRLALIALFLAAAAVLAAADSPLFKLTVQLDWVAEPEHGGFYQAQARGFFRDEGLDVTIIPGGPNAFVMPKIATGQADIGQADSTNTLLQVAEGLPILQIGAVFQDDPSGLLVNADSSVHRFEDLDGKTIIARPEWAFLKFLRQKYHVSFNIVPQNFSVAAFLGDKEAIQQGYFIAEPYHIVKAGGKMPRFLSTWDAGFRSYAVLVTNRRFAREHPQELRAFLRAYIHGWSDYLTGDPTPANNAMKAANPNNTDDFLAFSRQKIIDEKLVTGRDADGGPQRIGRLDPARYETQIKQLEALDILKPGKVTAAQAMTTKFLP
- a CDS encoding class I SAM-dependent methyltransferase, whose amino-acid sequence is MSLPATASARDRFLAALRAAVADGTLTKLTLGKHRGADATLKNIFVRPVALKAGPNLAFVYRHATRDITKNLPPSAALATLERLIGGDFLDAHLFTTAQTAQLETQPDGSSRLHLKLAAGPAAPLVAAHDRAKTRLISPDAPWLRALGVTNDRGQPREGMAAKFRQIEKFAELLSHLLAEAPLPTDRALNICDMGSGKGYLTFAISALLGPRAHVTGIESRPELAAFCNDVARQHGFDRQLAFHAGTIADATPASVDVLIALHACDTATDDALARGLAAGATLLVVAPCCQKELRPQLTPPPILADALRHGIFQERQAEFATDALRALLLEWAGYRTKVFEFISTEHTAKNLMIAAIKSSAPAPNPALADRVRAFAAFYGIKHQHLAAALGFPLQPNAS